From the Bacillus sp. 2205SS5-2 genome, the window AAAAAACGACTCAAAAGACTTTTTCCTTTCCGTCTTTTGAATCGCTATAGCTTATTTATCGAATTTCAACCCAGCCTTTTTTAATCGCTGTCACAACAGCCTGAGTACGATCATTCACACTCATTTTTTGAAGAATATTGCTTACATGGTTCTTAACCGTTTTTTCCGAAATAAACAATTCTTCTCCAATTGTCCGGTTCGAACACCCATCAGCTAAAAGCTGTAACACTTCACATTCACGCTTTGTTAGTAAATGAAGAGGACGACGAACTTCCATTTGTTGATACGTGTTCGATGTGTGTTCTTCATTTGCTAAGCGACGGAATTCATTTATCAGATTATGTGTCACCTTTGGATGGATGTAAGAGCCACCTTCAGCCACAACCTTGACAGCTTGAATCAAAGTGTCAGCATCCATCTCTTTTAACATATAACCAAGTGCACCCGTTTTCAACGCATGTGAAACATACATTTCATCATCATGAATTGAAAGGATAATAATTTTCGCTTCAGGGTAGTTTGTTAATAGTTGGGCCGTCGCCTCAACGCCGTTTAACTTTGGCATATTAATATCCATTAATACGACATCGGGATGATGTTCTTCCACTAATGGAACTGCGTCAACACCATCGCTACCTTCCGCCACTACGTTAAAGGAAGGTTCAAATTGAAGGATGCGCTTGACTCCTTCACGAAATAACTGATGATCATCAATAATCACAATATTAATTGCCATACCTAATTTCCTCCCTGCGACCTTAACTCAAAGGTACTGTAATGGTGACAGATGTGCCCTGACCAATGATCGATTGAATGGTTAATGATCCTTCTAGTAGTTCTACTCGTTCATTCATTCCCATTAAACCAAACGAATTTGCCTTCTTGCGGTTCACATCAAATCCCTTGCCATCATCCTTGATAATAGCGAGTACCTTATCTGGTCGTATCTCTATTTTTACTTTTATCTCTCTAGCTTCTGCGTGTTTTAATGCGTTTTGGACCGATTCTTGGATTAAGCGAAATAAC encodes:
- a CDS encoding response regulator transcription factor gives rise to the protein MAINIVIIDDHQLFREGVKRILQFEPSFNVVAEGSDGVDAVPLVEEHHPDVVLMDINMPKLNGVEATAQLLTNYPEAKIIILSIHDDEMYVSHALKTGALGYMLKEMDADTLIQAVKVVAEGGSYIHPKVTHNLINEFRRLANEEHTSNTYQQMEVRRPLHLLTKRECEVLQLLADGCSNRTIGEELFISEKTVKNHVSNILQKMSVNDRTQAVVTAIKKGWVEIR